The genomic window TCATGCCGCGCCCGGCGCAGCGGCGCTCGTCACAGCAGTGCCGGCACCGCCGCGCCGCGCCCCGCCGCGCCCCGCACGGCCTCGCCAACTCGAGCCGCGCCCTGCCGCGCCGCGCCGCGCCCCGCCGCGGCGATCGCGCCTAGAGCGGCTCGGGCGCCGGCGGCGGCGTCACGAAGTCGCCCGCGCTCTCGCGGAACCGAGCGAGGGTGCGCACGAGCTCGGCGAGCTGCGGCTGCGGGATGCCCGGCTCGGTGAACACCTCGGCGTTGAGCGCCTCGACCGCCGTCGCGCAGAGCGCGCGCCCGGCATCCGTCAGCACCAGAAGGGATGCCCGCCCGTCGTTCGGGTGCGGCCGGCGCTCCACGAGGCCGTCCCGCTCCAGGCGCTGCACCGTGTGACTCACGCTCGTCGGGTGCACCTGCAGGCGCGCGGTCGCGCTCGCCATCGGGATCTCGCCGCCCTTCGTGAAGCTCAGCAGCTGCAGCATCTCGTAGCGCGCGAAGGAG from Microcella daejeonensis includes these protein-coding regions:
- a CDS encoding MarR family winged helix-turn-helix transcriptional regulator; its protein translation is MASDPLPLDPIAEARRQWLAHGWDDAADGMTLVTSVMRAHQLLLARVEGALKRFDLSFARYEMLQLLSFTKGGEIPMASATARLQVHPTSVSHTVQRLERDGLVERRPHPNDGRASLLVLTDAGRALCATAVEALNAEVFTEPGIPQPQLAELVRTLARFRESAGDFVTPPPAPEPL